From Etheostoma spectabile isolate EspeVRDwgs_2016 chromosome 8, UIUC_Espe_1.0, whole genome shotgun sequence, a single genomic window includes:
- the syt18b gene encoding uncharacterized protein syt18b gives MPYHDEEYPGQPLWQSVLLFCCKGMIEGIMVILFFWLLVQVLFTKQLEVHLQILLLVGLIVFCLCLVLGCIMCWRNSQICTVKDKDPVTSAPAPAEPVNFAQSPPPSAATSASRQQYHELDGEIVEYPSTFTSPAPSEREFTSLSFSQRARAASEQKEQPKSYFSLRRLSTPPLTSPLYKPIDPSHVSLPTFPKLGMLSKKCKALQRRCMLTGDKKSYNEHSRLTSPSAVSPSMPEEPILLAPLSYGSSASCQQPIPQKPCLHFTMAFSPEQQTLAVTVLSLTGTPHKLENVSVLGSLPPLYPCPIQASAQSSLSPETHSLVLVLRVSSVKELQKCVLRIAVSTHKTPSMRGNTLGELEAECGGKDWGAEHPFYVTKELNPNKWNLKKGLISQNAPMCPPQIFVLLQYQTLAHRIKATVLRTDNLDNLVNTLGGAEYQVVINLHHEGVVISSRETEGASCPLWNTSFLFDLPPGDISQLPLMLEFIITQVFSDGKVLGRVLIGAEAADVGRAHWRDMCSLQVEQARWHTVQPDL, from the exons ATGCCTTACCACGATGAGGAGTACCCAGGTCAGCCTCTGTGGCAGTCTGTGCTGCTCTTTTGCTGTAAGGGTATGATTGAGGGCATCATGGTCATACTCTTCTTCTGGCTTCTGGTGCAGGTCCTTTTCACCAAACAATTAGAAG TTCACCTCCAAATTCTTCTGTTGGTGGGACTCATagtcttctgtctgtgtttggtcCTGGGATGTATTATGTGCTGGAGGAACAGTCAGATTTGTACCGTGAAAGACAAAGATCCTGTAACGTCAGCACCAGCTCCTGCTGAACCTGTGAACTTTGCCCAGAGCCCGCCTCCCTCAGCAGCGACGTCAGCATCCAGGCAGCAATACCATGAGCTAGATGGAGAAATAGTGGAGTACCCCTCCACTTTCACCAGTCCTGCACCTTCGGAGAGAGAATTTACCTCTCTGTCATTCTCTCAAAGAGCTAGAGCTGCCTCTGAACAGAAGGAGCAGCCAAAGTCTTATTTTTCCCTCCGCCGCCTCAGCACACCACCACTAACATCACCCCTTTATAAACCCATTGATCCCAGTCATGTTTCCCTGCCTACATTTCCCAAATTGGGAATGTTGTCAAAAAAATGCAAGGCTCTGCAGAGGCGCTGTATGTTGACTGGAGATAAAAAATCTTATAATGAACACAGCAGGCTCACCAGCCCCAGTGCTGTCTCTCCTTCAATGCCTGAAGAACCAATCCTGCTGGCTCCACTGAGCTATGGCTCCAGTGCCAGCTGCCAACAGCCAATACCACAGAAACCCTGCCTCCATTTCACTATGGCCTTCTCTCCAGAGCAGCAAACCCTGGCAGTCACTGTCCTCAGTCTCACTGGGACGCCCCACAAACTGGAGAATGTGTCGGTGCTGGGCAGCCTGCCGCCTCTGTACCCTTGTCCCATACAGGCCTCTGCCCAGAGCAGCCTCAGCCCTGAGACCCACAGCCTGGTGCTGGTTTTGAGGGTGAGCTCTGTGAAGGAGCTCCAAAAGTGTGTACTGAGAATAGCCGTATCCACACACAAAACTCCCAGCATGAGAGGCAACACACTGGGTGAACTGGAGGCTGAATGTGGAGGAAAAGACTGGGGAGCAGAGCACCCGTTTTACGTCACAAAAGAGCTTAACCCAAACAAGTGGAACCTAAAAAAG GGTCTGATCTCACAGAATGCACCGATGTGTCCTCCACAGATCTTCGTTTTGCTTCAGTATCAGACTCTGGCCCACCGCATCAAAGCCACAGTCCTCAGAACAGATAACCTAGACAACCTTGTTAACACATTGGGAGGAGCAG AATACCAGGTGGTGATCAATTTGCATCATGAAGGAGTTGTGATCAGCAGCAGAGAAACTGAAGGAGCGTCCTGTCCTTTGTGGAATACTTCTTTCCTGTTTGACCTGCCTCCAGGAGACATCAGTCAGCTGCCCCTCATGCTAGAATTCATAATCACGCAG GTCTTTTCAGATGGTAAAGTTCTTGGTCGAGTCCTAATTGGAGCAGAGGCTGCAGATGTAGGACGTGCTCACTGGAGGGACATGTGCAGCCTGCAGGTGGAGCAGGCACGCTGGCACACTGTACAACCAGACCTATAA